One stretch of Deltaproteobacteria bacterium DNA includes these proteins:
- a CDS encoding amidohydrolase family protein, with translation MAEYDVVIKDGTIVDGTRVPRFKGDIGIKNGKIAKIGRINSSDGKKVLDASGLIVAPGGIDLHTHYDAQVHWDPYLSVSSWHGVTTVTMGNCGFGFAPLHPADAERAMLALSRNEAIPMAPMQVSMDFKWSTFPEYLNRLERLPLGINISHLFPISPAVAYVMGSFAAAKERRPNEKETEAVAKLLSEAMDAGAVGWGAQQLVPGGSSAVQCDYDGSPMISDMLPDSFYVRMAQVLADKGQGCIQFTRSSVGTNDPNAGMHNDFDFNSKLAEVSGRPVLFNAMAVNDKFPYVYRAQLRWLAEANKQGKPVFAQAVTARAANHITFENWNLFDDSPHWREATTGTIEEKRVKLADQRIRAALREEYDAGTKSRDFLFGELAEFVCDHTPEATLKKYEGRTVGQIAKEESKHPIDAMLDISAKEIRTVWRGPVVNNNVENYREVMASPYTLPGVSDGGAHIKFITPGTYSTDMLTWMVRDNNILSLEEAHYRLSYLTAWAAGIKDRGCLREGLAADIIVYDLAKLKILPSEVVHDLPANEWRRVQKAEGYRWYIVNGQVTFEDGKCTGATSGKQLRGGVAA, from the coding sequence ATGGCAGAGTATGATGTCGTTATTAAGGACGGAACGATCGTCGATGGTACGCGCGTCCCGCGTTTCAAAGGCGATATTGGCATTAAGAACGGCAAGATCGCCAAGATCGGCCGTATCAACAGCAGTGATGGTAAGAAGGTGCTCGATGCGAGCGGTTTGATCGTCGCACCGGGCGGTATCGATCTCCACACCCACTATGATGCGCAGGTCCACTGGGACCCGTATCTCAGCGTATCGAGCTGGCACGGTGTCACCACTGTCACCATGGGGAACTGCGGTTTCGGTTTTGCTCCGTTGCATCCAGCCGATGCTGAGCGCGCCATGCTCGCCTTGTCACGTAACGAAGCCATCCCAATGGCGCCGATGCAGGTGTCGATGGACTTCAAGTGGTCGACCTTCCCTGAATACCTGAATCGCTTGGAGCGTCTCCCATTAGGCATCAACATTTCCCATCTGTTCCCCATCTCACCAGCAGTGGCGTATGTGATGGGCAGCTTCGCTGCAGCGAAAGAGCGGCGCCCGAATGAGAAAGAAACTGAAGCCGTTGCCAAATTGCTCTCCGAGGCCATGGACGCCGGTGCCGTTGGTTGGGGCGCGCAACAACTCGTCCCCGGCGGTAGCTCTGCGGTGCAGTGTGACTACGACGGCAGCCCGATGATTTCCGACATGCTGCCGGATTCCTTCTATGTCCGCATGGCGCAAGTGCTGGCAGACAAAGGTCAAGGCTGCATTCAGTTCACCCGTTCCAGCGTCGGCACCAATGACCCGAACGCTGGTATGCACAATGACTTCGACTTCAACTCAAAGCTCGCCGAAGTGAGTGGTCGTCCAGTGTTGTTCAACGCGATGGCAGTGAACGACAAGTTCCCATACGTCTATCGCGCCCAGCTCCGTTGGCTGGCCGAAGCCAACAAGCAAGGTAAGCCGGTGTTCGCACAGGCTGTGACTGCTCGTGCAGCCAACCACATCACGTTCGAGAACTGGAACCTGTTCGATGATAGCCCGCACTGGCGTGAAGCCACCACCGGCACGATCGAAGAGAAGCGCGTGAAGTTGGCCGACCAGCGTATCCGCGCTGCGCTCCGCGAAGAGTACGATGCTGGCACGAAGTCCCGTGACTTCTTGTTTGGTGAACTGGCTGAGTTCGTGTGTGATCACACCCCAGAGGCCACCTTGAAGAAGTACGAAGGCAGGACGGTTGGTCAGATTGCCAAGGAAGAGAGCAAGCATCCAATCGACGCGATGCTCGATATCTCCGCCAAGGAAATCCGCACCGTATGGCGTGGCCCAGTCGTCAACAACAACGTCGAAAACTATCGCGAAGTCATGGCCTCCCCGTACACGCTGCCTGGCGTGTCCGATGGTGGCGCGCACATTAAGTTCATCACCCCAGGGACCTATTCGACCGATATGCTCACCTGGATGGTGCGTGACAATAACATCCTAAGCCTCGAAGAAGCCCACTATCGCCTCAGCTACCTGACTGCATGGGCAGCGGGCATTAAGGATCGTGGCTGTCTGCGTGAAGGCCTGGCGGCAGACATCATCGTCTACGACCTCGCCAAGCTGAAGATCCTCCCGTCCGAAGTGGTCCATGACCTGCCAGCCAACGAATGGCGGCGTGTGCAAAAGGCCGAAGGCTACCGCTGGTACATCGTCAATGGCCAAGTGACCTTCGAAGACGGCAAGTGCACCGGCGCGACATCTGGTAAGCAGCTGCGCGGTGGAGTGGCGGCGTAA